A genomic stretch from Mycobacterium paraterrae includes:
- a CDS encoding ABC transporter permease: MSEPQARHASPDVAYGGDDPAFDYPPAPKSTRTVRFWAAPILLTLILLSTLSAFYLGGTLQPMTNLRHFPVAITNEDAGPTGAQVVKGMLAGFDHDAYDVRVLTPDEAKKQMDTAQIYGIAVIPPNFSSKLQTYAKSALTPGRVERAVIVVSTNPRAGTLGASIAGQTLQREVALIDQRVGQRLSQEVAAQTGKKPEPGAVALMLANPVEVKSSVHNALPDGTGNGLSAFYYAVLLLLAGFVGSVVVSMLVNSMLGVAPIEFRTVYGSGENVSRLRALLIKWAMIVVVALLTSAAYLTIGANLGMPVQNGVALWLFGAFAILAVGMASASLIAAMGATGAVVSLFVFVILGLPSAGATVPLEATPAWFEWLARFEPLHQVFVGTRALLYLGGRADAGLAQSLEWSAVGLVAAVLFGLVVTRRYDRRGRAATVPPADTPAEPGAVSQPGQ; this comes from the coding sequence GTGTCTGAACCGCAAGCCCGTCACGCATCACCTGATGTCGCTTACGGCGGTGACGACCCCGCGTTCGACTATCCTCCCGCACCGAAATCGACTCGTACCGTCCGGTTTTGGGCTGCACCGATCCTTCTCACGCTGATTCTGCTGTCGACCCTGTCCGCCTTCTATCTCGGCGGAACCCTGCAGCCGATGACCAACCTGCGCCACTTCCCGGTCGCGATTACCAACGAAGACGCCGGGCCGACGGGTGCACAGGTGGTCAAGGGCATGCTCGCCGGCTTCGACCACGATGCCTACGACGTCCGCGTGCTCACCCCTGACGAAGCGAAGAAGCAGATGGATACCGCGCAGATCTACGGTATCGCGGTCATACCGCCGAACTTCTCGTCCAAGTTGCAGACCTATGCGAAGAGCGCACTGACCCCGGGCCGCGTCGAGCGCGCGGTCATCGTGGTGTCGACGAACCCGCGAGCCGGCACCCTGGGCGCCAGCATCGCCGGTCAGACGTTGCAGCGCGAGGTTGCGCTGATCGATCAGCGTGTTGGCCAACGGCTTTCGCAAGAGGTCGCGGCGCAGACCGGGAAAAAGCCCGAACCCGGCGCGGTGGCGCTGATGTTGGCCAACCCCGTCGAGGTCAAGTCGAGCGTGCACAATGCCCTACCCGACGGCACCGGAAATGGGTTGTCGGCCTTCTACTATGCGGTGCTGCTGCTGTTGGCCGGCTTTGTCGGGAGCGTCGTCGTCAGCATGCTGGTGAATTCGATGCTCGGTGTCGCACCCATTGAATTCCGAACGGTGTACGGCTCCGGCGAGAACGTGTCGCGGCTGCGCGCCCTCCTGATCAAGTGGGCGATGATCGTCGTGGTGGCGCTGCTGACGTCGGCCGCCTATCTGACGATCGGCGCCAACTTGGGTATGCCGGTGCAAAACGGAGTGGCGCTATGGCTATTCGGCGCATTCGCGATCCTCGCGGTCGGAATGGCGTCGGCATCACTGATCGCCGCGATGGGTGCGACCGGCGCCGTGGTCAGCCTGTTCGTGTTCGTCATCCTGGGCCTGCCTTCGGCGGGCGCGACGGTGCCGCTGGAGGCCACCCCGGCATGGTTCGAATGGCTCGCGAGATTCGAACCGCTACACCAAGTCTTCGTCGGCACAAGGGCTTTGCTCTATCTCGGTGGCCGCGCCGATGCGGGCCTGGCGCAATCGCTGGAATGGTCTGCCGTCGGGCTGGTGGCCGCCGTGCTGTTCGGCCTCGTCGTGACACGCCGCTACGACCGCCGGGGGCGCGCGGCAACCGTGCCGCCGGCTGATACGCCCGCCGAACCCGGCGCGGTCTCCCAGCCCGGCCAGTAA
- a CDS encoding pirin family protein, producing the protein MPATVDIRRAADRAVSRTPWLNSRHSFSFGDHYEPGNTHHGVLLVSNDDIVAPGGGFDTHPHRDMEIVTWVLEGSLAHRDSAGHAGVIYPGLAQRMSAGSGITHSEKNASATEPVRFVQMWVQPDMAGIEPSYQQQAVGDDELDGRLTTVASGIPGRDAAISIHNASAALHVARLQPGDAVTLPAARYLHLFVARGRVGFDQAELGEGDALRLTDADGAHVTARESTELLVWEMHAALGD; encoded by the coding sequence GTGCCCGCCACCGTGGACATCCGACGCGCCGCCGACCGCGCGGTCAGCCGCACGCCGTGGCTGAACTCGCGGCACTCGTTCTCGTTCGGCGACCACTACGAACCGGGCAACACCCACCACGGTGTGCTGCTGGTCAGCAACGACGACATCGTCGCACCCGGCGGGGGCTTTGACACCCACCCGCATCGCGACATGGAGATCGTCACCTGGGTGCTGGAGGGGTCATTGGCGCACCGCGACTCCGCGGGTCATGCGGGAGTGATCTATCCCGGCCTGGCGCAACGGATGTCAGCCGGCTCGGGAATCACCCACTCGGAAAAGAACGCCTCGGCCACCGAGCCGGTCCGGTTCGTCCAGATGTGGGTGCAGCCCGACATGGCCGGTATCGAGCCGAGCTATCAACAGCAGGCCGTCGGCGACGACGAACTCGACGGGCGGCTGACGACCGTCGCCTCCGGAATACCGGGTCGCGACGCCGCGATCAGCATCCACAACGCGTCGGCGGCTCTGCACGTCGCGCGCCTGCAACCCGGCGATGCGGTGACGCTTCCGGCGGCCCGGTATCTGCACCTGTTCGTCGCGCGCGGCCGGGTGGGGTTCGACCAGGCCGAGCTGGGTGAGGGCGACGCGCTCCGCCTCACCGATGCAGACGGTGCGCACGTCACCGCCCGGGAGTCCACCGAATTGCTCGTCTGGGAGATGCACGCGGCACTCGGCGACTAG
- a CDS encoding MarR family transcriptional regulator — protein sequence MDPSTTPAPAKSPPTARVMDVLAALSDSSAGRTSAELAKGCGISTSTCALVLAELEDRNWVTRRDDRRYTLGSGLFGLVHGLRAQFPLLDRGRETLAFLHTTLGAGCSMSKIGRTHLTTVDAVGHGTDGGHAVGQRFPIGPPFGLVAMAWRDEDAIEGWLRRVTPRLTDADIAGHRRVLAEIRDRGYGAWRFDAAHNSLHDRLAAVLASLEPTAQVTRELNTLMTIVTLQSVTRSLETDLATTEFVVLPIFDRDGQPEYQIEIHLGGRSQLALPDLEAALRHAQTLLRSGVA from the coding sequence ATGGATCCGTCAACCACGCCGGCACCGGCCAAATCGCCGCCCACCGCCCGCGTGATGGATGTGCTTGCGGCCCTGTCGGATTCATCGGCCGGTCGGACGTCGGCAGAGCTGGCCAAGGGCTGCGGGATCAGCACATCGACCTGCGCGCTGGTGCTGGCCGAGCTCGAAGACCGCAATTGGGTGACACGCCGCGACGACCGGCGTTACACGCTGGGCAGCGGGTTGTTCGGCCTGGTGCACGGGCTGCGCGCCCAGTTCCCGCTCCTGGATCGCGGCCGCGAGACGCTTGCCTTTCTCCACACCACCTTGGGCGCGGGCTGTTCGATGTCCAAGATCGGCCGGACGCACCTGACCACCGTCGACGCCGTGGGCCACGGCACCGATGGCGGGCACGCGGTCGGGCAACGCTTTCCGATCGGGCCGCCGTTCGGCCTGGTGGCGATGGCCTGGCGGGACGAAGACGCGATCGAGGGCTGGCTGCGCCGCGTGACACCGCGTCTCACCGATGCCGACATCGCCGGGCACCGCAGGGTGCTCGCCGAGATCCGCGACCGCGGCTACGGCGCCTGGAGATTCGATGCGGCCCACAACTCGCTGCACGACCGGCTGGCCGCGGTATTGGCGTCGCTGGAGCCGACCGCGCAGGTGACCCGCGAACTCAACACGCTGATGACCATCGTGACGCTGCAATCGGTGACGCGATCGCTGGAAACAGACCTGGCCACAACCGAATTCGTCGTGCTGCCGATCTTCGACCGAGACGGCCAGCCGGAATACCAGATCGAGATCCATTTGGGTGGCCGCAGCCAACTGGCGCTGCCCGACCTCGAGGCTGCGCTGCGGCATGCTCAGACTCTGCTGCGCAGCGGGGTAGCGTGA
- a CDS encoding NAD(P)H-dependent amine dehydrogenase family protein, which yields MYKVGLWGPGSMGLIALRGVIDHPELELVDLVVHSDTKAGRDAGDLCGAAKTGVIATQDPAALLSGDADAVIYAAAANLRPAEAIADMASILRSGKNVVSCSVVPLVYPDGVDQGFTASLREAAAAGSASFFTTGIDSGFANDVLPLVLTGVSRVVESVRITEMFNYATYPDKDAVYEILGFGKPPEFVAFAAAPGMFSFGWGPVVHQLAAGLGVKVDNIEENVERVVADESFDTPTGRIEAGTVGAMRSTLTGYVDGRPTFVVDHVTRMRDDLAPDWPQPHISIPPRDLGYGAASGRGLYRVEIEGSPTMRCEFEMADDHDHDLGARMAGASRMVNAIPAVCQARPGLLSALDLPLITGAGLVGAVAGVPPDSRLF from the coding sequence ATGTACAAGGTAGGCCTATGGGGCCCCGGGTCGATGGGTTTGATCGCCCTGCGTGGGGTGATCGACCACCCCGAGCTGGAGCTCGTCGACCTTGTCGTGCACAGCGACACCAAGGCTGGCCGCGACGCCGGGGATCTGTGCGGCGCCGCGAAAACCGGTGTAATCGCCACGCAGGATCCCGCGGCACTGCTCTCCGGTGACGCCGACGCCGTGATCTACGCGGCGGCCGCCAACCTCCGCCCGGCCGAGGCGATCGCCGACATGGCGTCGATCCTGCGGTCCGGCAAGAACGTGGTGTCGTGTTCGGTCGTGCCGCTGGTCTACCCCGACGGAGTCGATCAGGGTTTCACGGCGTCCCTGCGAGAGGCGGCGGCGGCCGGCAGCGCGTCGTTCTTTACCACCGGCATCGATTCCGGGTTCGCCAATGACGTTCTGCCGCTGGTACTCACGGGTGTCTCACGGGTAGTCGAGTCGGTGCGGATCACCGAAATGTTCAACTATGCCACCTATCCCGACAAAGACGCCGTCTACGAGATCCTGGGCTTCGGTAAGCCGCCGGAGTTCGTCGCATTCGCCGCGGCGCCGGGCATGTTCAGCTTCGGATGGGGGCCGGTGGTGCACCAACTGGCCGCGGGGCTGGGCGTCAAGGTCGACAATATCGAGGAGAACGTCGAGCGGGTCGTGGCCGACGAATCGTTCGACACGCCCACCGGGCGCATCGAGGCGGGCACCGTCGGGGCCATGCGGTCGACCTTGACCGGATATGTGGATGGCAGGCCAACTTTCGTGGTCGACCACGTCACTCGGATGCGCGACGATCTGGCACCGGACTGGCCGCAGCCGCACATCTCGATTCCGCCGCGCGACCTGGGTTACGGGGCGGCATCGGGTCGTGGGCTGTACCGCGTCGAGATCGAGGGTTCACCGACCATGCGGTGTGAGTTCGAGATGGCCGACGACCACGACCACGACCTCGGCGCGCGGATGGCCGGCGCGTCGCGGATGGTCAACGCGATTCCCGCGGTCTGCCAGGCGCGACCCGGATTGCTGTCGGCGCTGGATCTGCCGCTGATCACCGGAGCCGGCCTGGTCGGCGCCGTCGCGGGCGTGCCGCCGGACAGCCGCCTGTTCTAG
- a CDS encoding sigma-70 family RNA polymerase sigma factor has translation MRTSSTPSKACSAREIVIRGSVDRTSYAVRKLGRVSVLAREFADDGQADFSAAAEPYRRELLAHCYRMTGSLHDAEDLVQETLLRAWKAYDRFEGKSSLRTWLHRIATNTCLTALEGRQRRPLPTGLGAPSSDPTAELVDGAEVPWLEPLPDPATVVGTRESVRLAFVAALQHLSARQRAVLLLRDVLQWKAAEVADAIGASPAAVNSLLQRARAQLDAVGPSADARLSAPDSAEAQDQLRRYIAAFEAYDIDRLVDIFTSEAIWEMPPFTGWYQGPQAIITLIHQQCPAELPGDMRMLPLTANGQPAAAMYMRSGDRHVPFQLHVLDVTDHGVTRVVAFLDTALFAKFGLPERL, from the coding sequence ATGCGCACGTCGTCGACACCGTCGAAGGCATGTTCGGCACGCGAAATTGTCATCAGGGGAAGCGTAGACCGAACGTCGTACGCAGTCCGTAAGCTCGGTCGGGTGAGCGTGCTCGCCCGCGAGTTTGCCGATGACGGTCAGGCGGATTTTTCCGCCGCCGCCGAGCCCTACCGGCGTGAATTGCTGGCCCACTGCTATCGGATGACCGGCTCCCTGCATGACGCCGAGGATCTGGTACAGGAAACCCTGCTGCGAGCATGGAAGGCCTACGACCGCTTCGAGGGCAAGTCTTCGTTGCGGACCTGGCTGCACCGGATCGCCACCAACACCTGCCTGACGGCGCTGGAAGGTCGTCAGCGGCGGCCATTGCCGACGGGGTTGGGCGCGCCGAGCTCGGACCCGACCGCGGAGTTGGTCGACGGCGCCGAGGTGCCGTGGCTCGAACCGCTTCCGGACCCCGCCACCGTCGTGGGTACTCGTGAGTCGGTCCGGCTGGCATTCGTCGCCGCCCTGCAGCACCTGTCGGCCCGGCAGCGGGCCGTGCTGCTGCTGCGCGACGTGCTCCAATGGAAAGCCGCCGAGGTGGCCGACGCGATCGGCGCCAGCCCGGCCGCAGTCAACAGCCTGCTGCAACGCGCCCGCGCACAACTCGATGCCGTCGGACCCAGCGCCGACGCGCGGTTGTCCGCGCCCGATTCAGCGGAGGCCCAGGATCAGCTGCGGCGCTATATCGCCGCGTTCGAGGCATACGACATCGACCGCCTGGTCGACATCTTCACCAGCGAGGCGATCTGGGAGATGCCACCTTTCACCGGTTGGTATCAAGGGCCGCAGGCCATCATCACGCTGATCCATCAGCAGTGTCCCGCCGAGCTGCCCGGCGACATGCGAATGCTGCCGTTGACCGCCAACGGCCAGCCCGCCGCGGCGATGTACATGCGCAGCGGCGATCGCCACGTACCGTTCCAGCTTCACGTGCTGGACGTGACCGACCACGGCGTCACCCGAGTCGTGGCCTTCCTCGACACCGCACTGTTCGCGAAATTTGGCTTGCCTGAGCGTCTTTGA